In Scleropages formosus chromosome 20, fSclFor1.1, whole genome shotgun sequence, a single window of DNA contains:
- the LOC108919818 gene encoding speckle-type POZ protein-like codes for MSRVPSPPPPAEMSSGPVAESWCYTQIKVVKFSYMWTINNFSFCREEMGEVIKSSTFSSGANDKLKWCLRVNPKGLDEESKDYLSLYLLLVSCPKAEVRAKFKFSILNAKGEETKAMESQRAYRFVQGKDWGFKKFIRRDFLLDEANGLLPDDKLTLFCEVSVVQDSVNISGQNTMNMVKVPDCRLADELGGLWENSRFTDCSLCVAGQEFQAHKAILAARSPVFSAMFEHEMEESKKNRVEINDVEPEVFKEMMCFIYTGKAPNLDKMADDLLAAADKYALERLKVMCEDALCTNLSVENAAEILILADLHSADQLKTQAVDFINYHAAEVMETSGWRSMVASHPHLVAEAYRSLASAQCPFLGPPRKRLKQS; via the exons ATGTCAAGAGTACCGAGCCCTCCTCCCCCTGCGGAAATGTCAAGCGGGCCTGTGGCTGAGAGCTGGTGTTACACTCAG ATTAAGGTGGTTAAGTTCTCCTACATGTGGACTATCAACAACTTCAGCTTTTGCCGTGAGGAGATGGGCGAGGTCATCAAGAGCTCAACGTTCTCTTCTGGAGCCAATGACAAGCTGAAATG GTGTTTGCGAGTGAACCCCAAAGGCCTGGATGAGGAGAGCAAAGACTACCTGTCCCTTTACCTGCTTCTGGTCAGTTGTCCGAAGGCAGAGGTCCGTGCCAAGTTCAAGTTCTCCATCCTCAATGCCAAGGGAGAGGAGACCAAAGCCATGG AAAGCCAGAGAGCCTACCGCTTCGTCCAGGGCAAAGACTGGGGCTTCAAGAAGTTCATCCGCCGGGACTTCCTGCTGGATGAGGCCAACGGGCTGCTCCCTGATGACAAGCTCACTTTGTTCTGCGAG GTGAGCGTTGTCCAGGACTCTGTGAACATCTCAGGCCAGAACACCATGAACATGGTGAAGGTGCCCGACTGCCGTCTGGCCGACGAGCTGGGTGGCCTTTGGGAGAACTCGCGCTTCACTGACTGCTCCCTCTGTGTGGCAGGGCAGGAGTTCCAGGCCCACAAGGCCATTCTGGCAG CGCGCTCCCCCGTGTTCAGCGCCATGTTTGAACATGAGATGGAGGAGAGTAAGAAG AACCGTGTAGAGATCAACGACGTGGAGCCAGAGGTATTTAAAGAAATGATGTGCTTTATCTACACTGGCAAGGCGCCCAACCTGGACAAGATGGCCGATGACCTGCTTGCCGCGGCAGACAAG TATGCTCTGGAACGTCTCAAGGTGATGTGTGAAGATGCACTCTGCACAAACCTTTCTGTAGAGAATGCAGCAGAGATCCTCATCCTGGCTGACCTACATAGTGCCGACCAGCTCAAGACGCAGGCTGTGGACTTCATCAACTA CCATGCAGCGGAGGTGATGGAAACCTCGGGCTGGAGGTCCATGGTGGCCTCACACCCGCACCTGGTGGCCGAGGCCTACCGCTCCTTGGCCTCTGCGCAGTGCCCCTTCCTTGGGCCGCCCCGCAAACGCCTCAAGCAGTCCTAG